A segment of the Epinephelus fuscoguttatus linkage group LG23, E.fuscoguttatus.final_Chr_v1 genome:
GGCGCTCTCTGGCTTACCCCTGGACAGCCAGGCACGTACTGCCTCTCCCCAAGGGTcctcatatatattttttcaacgtggcacaaaaacacactccgCTTTCCTGCCATTACTTTGCTCAGAGCTATGGGGGTTTAGAAAAACTAATAGGGCCACTAAAAATACTTGGAGCCCGGGGCCTGGGCCAGGGCTTTTCCTGCGCTGCTTCCAGTGAGCGCGTGGGCCATTGAGGAAAGAGGAAACGAGCAGCCCTGGTTGTACGGGGGCTTCCTGCACGACATTATAAAGAGTTCCCTCCCTTCAGCCTGCCCTTACAGTGCTGTTCAGAGCCAGTGGAGTGTGAGGCTGAGCCCCTGCTCCACGTCTTTGACTGTAGACTGAAGACTGAGACGGGAGGTTTGACGTCAGCGCGGTGAACGTTGGTTCTCGTCCCTGCTGGTCGGGGTGAgctggaaaatgattttcacagtatatttatatgttttaatgGTCTGTTTGATAACTACTTCTTggattgatttgtttgtttttatctgaaGATGTTAATGATTTCTTGATTAATCCTTAAAAGCTAACATTTAAGTTTGCCAGTTGAGGATGTCTTTTGATTTAAGTTGTCTTTAGAGACTTCTTACTTCTCATTAATCACTACTTTGCTGCATTTTGCAACTCCCTGGATGATTCATATGAATGTAAACGTGGATGTTTCTTATTGTTTCCTCGTGCAGGTACGAGTAGGGAGCTGGTCTCACCTAACAGATGTGTCTGGGACACTCCAGCCTATTTATTCTATCAGTTACACATAGGTAGGTCATCATTGTGCATCGTAAAGAAAATCTAGATCGTGCAAACGCTCAAATGACGTGCATTCCTTGGTGGCTTCATATGAATTGCCCTCtctacagatacagataatggaaGTATTGGAAGGATACGGGGTGGACAGAGTGCAGGAGATGAGGGCTGCAGCCCAAGCTGAGGGATATGTGAAAGAGTTCACTCGCCACTCCAACGACGTGCTGCTGAACCTGAACGAACTCCGGCACCGCAACATTCTGACCGACACCACCCTGGTTGTCGGCAACGTTCAACTACGGGCACACTGTGCCGTGCTCGTGGCCTGCAGGTTGGTGCAAAGGCCAGTGCATCTACACAAAATTGTCTCTCTGGAGGTGTCTTAAGGATCTCTCAAAGGagtaattgtgtgtgtttggttgaaATGAATCACGTTTTCTTCCTTTTGTGACACATTCCCATGCatgttttttcctctcattCTCTGGTTGACTCATCGCTGTTTTTTGTCCTTCCAAGTTTCAGTTTGTGTCACTTTTCCGCTCACTTTTTCCTGCTTTTCACTTGGGTCCATTGTCTTCTTCTTCCCAGTCCTTCACTGTTTCTACCTTACGTTgattatttaaaactgaacttaaTCCAAATTAACACTCAGATCAATTGCATACcttaactttaaatatttgtatCTTCCCTTGTCTCCTCTCAGCGGGTTCTTCTACTCGCTGTACTCCCGCCGCGTGTTGCTTCAGGGGCGTGGTGGCAGCGGGGAGCAGCTCATGACCGTGTCTCTCCCCAACACCTTGGATCCATCCAGCATCTCCCTGCTGCTCGACTTCATGTACACCTCCCGCCTCCCTCTGACACCCAGCACCGTCCCCGGGGTGCTCACTGTTGCAACCTACCTGCAGATGGACCACGTGGCTGATACCTGCCGGGATTTCATGCAGAGGCACTGGTGAGGAACATCTGTTGTCAGACTAGGACAGATTGTATCATCAATCATGAATACTTTGCATAAAAAATTTTGATTCAAATTGTTTGTTCTTTGATTTTCAGCAGGGAGAATATGAATGCAAGACACCCTCGACTGGAGCTGGACTCCAGGGTGTCTGTGGCCTCTGTAGCGCCCAGTCCAGGACCCCAGAGATCACTCCCACCAGTGGTGACAACAAGGTAGGAGCATTACGTGTATAACTTAAAATGATCAAATGAGCTAAAGGTGGGTGTGACCTTCGGGGAGTTTATTGGGTTCTTGTTTACAGATTGTCACaagtgctgctgcagcagtttACGTGCCTTTAGTCTGTCGTCAGGTTTAGCTCATTACAGCACTTCCTTTGTTTCTCCTGCAGGGTCCCTGCGGAAGCCTCTCTCAAGCCAGGGGCTTTCCCGACCTGCCAGTCTGGGTCAAAGGAGCTCAAAGGAGAGCCTGAGTCGCCCCTCATGGGCACCCCGACTCCATCTCCAGACAGCCCCGCCCGCTCCAGCTGCCAACCAAACTCTCCAGCAGAATCCAACACCTGCAACAAAAACCTTGTGGTGAGTTTAAAGAGGATTTTAATGAGGactttttatattcatttttatgttaacacttgtgttttgggtttctactagaagaTGTTTACATGAGTTAATGGTCGGGAAACCTTCTATTTTCCTCAtattgtctgtgctggaacacctgtattcacccaagcccagtctgctctgattggtcatcATGTTCAGGTCTTCATTTCTCagcatctctgcaccatcaATGCAGCCAGGGTACTTATGTAAGGGAGAATAGCGGCACTTTTTATTATTCAAAGTCATCATTTTaagtgaaacacaaacagacatgttccagcagaaatCTAATTCAAAATGGGGGAGAAATAAATAACATCGGAAACTATCGTTAGCATGTCACTACATGTACGTTAGCAGTGTACTCACACTCATAGAATGGCACTttctacttaaaaaaaaaaaaaaatcaccaataaaagcttctaaaaacaaaaaatctaaATTGGGAAGAAATTAATAACATTGAAAAATTAAGATTACATGtctccctgatgttagcatgtagctgcatgtacgttagcagtgtacttgcagctgcgGAATAACTGTAATGGAGGAAAGTGGCACTTTCTACCTTGAAAGGTcaacaatataacatttaaacacaaccagacatggtACAGCATGAATAAGATGTGAAATAGTGGAAATATTTACAACATTTGCCACCAAAATTGcatgttttcctgatgttagcatgtagctacatttaCGTTAGTAGTGTACTTGAAACCATCTAATAATTAACTAATAGTGGCACTTTTTAATTaagaaaacatcaataaaagctgacaaacacaaccagacattaGCAGGAATCTAATTTGAAATTGGGAGGAAATTAATAACATCGGAAACTAAGATTACATAGTTTCCTGAcgctagcatgtagctacatgtacatTGCAATGCACTTGTAGCCACAAAATGACTGTAACGGAGTATAGCTGCACTTTCCACGGTGACAAgtcaacaataaaacatttaaacacaacCAAAAATGTTCCAGTAGGAATATGATATGAAATCATGGAGAAATTAACATCATTAGCAACTAAggttacatgtttccctgacgttagcatgtagctacaggTATGTTAGCAGTGTAGTTGCTGGTGGGGAATGGCTGTAATGGCAAATACAGGTACGTTCTAATATGAAAAGTCaacaatgaaacattttaacacaaccagacattttccagcagggatatgGTACGGGGAGAAATTTACAGgcaaccaagtttacatgtttccctgacgttagcgtACAGCGTCAAGTAGCAGTATAGGCTAGGTAATGTACTTGATACTTGATAAGTAGATAACcatgcaaaaaaatgttttacatttaaactgTAGTAATTATGGTTTTTCTTTATCTCTGCAGAGTGATATCAAAACCACACCGGACCCGAAGGCCTGCAATTGGAAAAAATACAAGTACATTGTCCTCAACCCTCTCTGTGCAGCCACGACGGTGAaggaagaggagatggaggaacCACAAACTCACACATCACCCGACAGGATGGGCTCGACACCCAAAACAACAGAGGCGTGGCCTGGAGAAGTGCCTGGTCAGATTGATAGGTAAGCTGGaatgaatggcaaaaatgtttgcatcatgtttctgcaaaccactgatatgttGCAATTGTACTTTGATGCgaagcagatatgttgaaactcaATGTGTCTCTACATTTCAACAAagctgtgatcaatgtgtggtgaggtttaggtGCACAAACCACCGcctttcgtggcactatcccctgCAGGAAAACAGCAGCTGGGAATGTCCCGACTTGACgttaaaaatacccagtttagACACAGTaaccacagctggaaatgtccagaCATGCTGTCTCCACCTTTGTTGCAACAAagatggctggaaatgtcccaaaatgttgttaaaaaatacccgtttttctgacagtaaacacagctggaaatttgccaatgtgttgttaaaaattACCCaattttgttgcaacaaacatgGCTAGAAATGTCCTGATGTGTTGCTAAAAATTACCCGGTTTTATCATaccaaacacagctggaaatgcctcGACATGTTGTTAAACTTTTCCAGCTTCATGGCAACAAAGACGGCTGGAAATGCCCTCGCTTgtcgttaaaaaatacctgtttttggTGCACGGTCATCTGCAGTTTGGTTGGCGTCTCACCTGGATGTCATGCCATTCATCCTCCCCTCTTCCTCATGatcacaaagtcagctcatacactacatcagtttataaacactgatataaaacgtacaaatgtaaactatacgtggtttgcagaaacgttgaaatgccaatattttcctctggcgACGGGGCTGAACAATGACAGttatgagatgagatgaaaaaCTTTTTGCAAATATGAACTATGAGCCTCTCTTCATCAGACAGGGGCAGGCCTCCTGCTACGAGGTTTCTGGCCGAGCCCCTCCCCTCGGGCCACCTTCCTCTGTGGATCACCCAACAGCACCTCCCATTCACAAGGAGGGAGCAGGTACGAGCCAGACCTTTATCATATTGCAGAATATTAACTTTTAAACACATCAAGtcttaaaatattttctttttccaacatgtttgtattttatctgCTTCCTCAGTCTCACCCTGCACCATTTTCCCAAACCTGCACCCCACTGATCCGGAAGCGGCTCAACATGTCATCAAGCGTGAGAACTACTACGTGCCCTACTGTTATTCTGGCAACCTTCAAGGAACCAAGACTGTCTGCTCAGGTGAGGATACAAAAAAGCTTTTTTCTattctccttctttttttttaatgtaaagccAACACCTGATGCTGGCCTTTGCCCCAACAGGTGACAAGCCGTACCGCTGCAACGTGTGCGGCGCCCAGTTCAACCGACCAGCCAACCTGAAGACTCACTCTCGCATCCACTCTGGAGAGAAGCCGTACCGCTGTGACACCTGTGGCGCACGATTTGTTCAGGTGAGGGTTAGCTGTGCGTGTGAGCTTGAGGGAAGAGGAAGTGTATGTTTCCTCTTTCCTCACAGACAGTCCTCTTTAGTTGGAGTGTGTGAAGTGGTACAAATGTCACATTGAGTTAGTTTCAAACCAGTCTGACTAGCCAGCAGCTACTCTAGATTGCATCagtttttggcttcagcaaactcattaatttaaaataaaaaaatacaacactTTTTGCTAAAAAATTATATGAAATTGTGAATTCCTATGTCATACCAGACACCAACAATTTATGTGAACACATGGAGTCAGTCTGTGattgaacatttttttaaaaacactgtcttTGTGGTTGGTCTTGATGTTAGGTTGCCCATCTGAGAGCCCACGTTCTGATCCATACCGGGGAGAAACCGTACCCCTGTCACACCTGTGGCACCCGCTTCCGCCACCTGCAGACCCTGAAGAGCCATCTGCGCATTCACACGGGAGAGAAGCCTTACACTGTgagtcagaaacacacacacactattctGTTTCACTGGTGGCATATGTCATACAACAGACCAGCTCAGTCGCCAAAATAAAGTGCTGGTACtgcacatttttgcaaaccacagacaaactacatttctaaagtgacgtagttcagattacatgtatactGTATGAGCTGAGTCATATCGacgggatggtggatggcgtgacacctaggcGAGACAGCTGCAGAGCACTAttgaaaccaacaacaaaagcgGGTATTTTTGACAAGATGTCGGGAcactttcagccatgtttaTTGCTACACAACCAGCCTTTTTTAACAACCTATTGCAACTCTTCTCGTCCTatttgttgcaacaaacatgATAAATTTTAACAACacgtcaggacatttccagtcatgtttatgacaaaactgggtattttttaacgacACATCGGGACATTTCAAGTCTTGTTTATCACGACAAAACCGTCTTTTCAAACAATATGTTGGGACACTTCTAGTCCAGTTTGTTGCGACAAACCTGGGCCATTTTAATATGTCAggatatttccagctgtgtttgttgcaacaaaatcgggtaatttttaacaaaaggtcgggacattttcagccattttattgcagaaaaaaacatcttttttaaCAATCTGTCAGGACACTTCAAGTCCTGTTTATTGtgttgtgattttgttttgtttttcaattttaaacatcatgtTGGGACACCTCTACCCATGTTTGTTGCGTtaaaacaaagtattttttaacGACACAtctggacatttccagctgtgaatgTTGCAACAAAATCAGGtaatttttaacatgtttattgcGACAAAATTAACGTGACATTTCAAGTCCTGCTCATCGTGACTAAAccatttttttgtggtaataCCTTTAGTCCTGTTTGTTGCGATAACCCCGTCTAATTTTAGCAATATGtctggacatttccagctgtatttattgcaacaaaatcgggtaatttttaacaacatgtcaggacatttctagTCCTGTTTGTTCCGACAAACCTGGGTCATTTTAGCAACATGtctggacatttccagctgtatttATTGCGACAAAACCGGGTCGTTTTTAACAAcacatcaggacatttccagctgtgtttgttgtgacaAAACAGAACACTTTAAACAACACAAGACATCTGCCAAGAAGCAgacagcagaccactgttaaacaccaacaaacaacaagagCTAGTATTTTTAACGAGATGTCGGAACAGTTCCAGCCACGTTTGTTGCAACCAACTGAGTAATTCTTAACAACAGATCAGGGCATTTCCTGCCTTGGTGagaaaactgggtattttaagccaaactatAATGTTTTGAGCTTGAATCTAACCAAAtcttaaccacagcattgtccTGAAACGttaagaaacataaagtttcaccacctcggcgacatgaaacatacaaatttaacatatccgtggtttgcagaaatgcacaatgccaacatttatcctGTTGCCTGGGCTGAACCGACGCAGCATGTCATGCCACAGCTGTTTAACCTGTTGACCTCTTGTTTTTCAGTGTGAGAAGTGTGACCTGCACTTCCGCCACAAGAGTCAGCTGCGTCTTCACCTGCGCCAGAAACACGGGGCCGTCACCAACACCAAGATCCGCTACAAGGTCCTGACCGAGCCCTACCAGC
Coding sequences within it:
- the bcl6b gene encoding B-cell lymphoma 6 protein homolog, producing the protein MEVLEGYGVDRVQEMRAAAQAEGYVKEFTRHSNDVLLNLNELRHRNILTDTTLVVGNVQLRAHCAVLVACSGFFYSLYSRRVLLQGRGGSGEQLMTVSLPNTLDPSSISLLLDFMYTSRLPLTPSTVPGVLTVATYLQMDHVADTCRDFMQRHCRENMNARHPRLELDSRVSVASVAPSPGPQRSLPPVVTTRVPAEASLKPGAFPTCQSGSKELKGEPESPLMGTPTPSPDSPARSSCQPNSPAESNTCNKNLVSDIKTTPDPKACNWKKYKYIVLNPLCAATTVKEEEMEEPQTHTSPDRMGSTPKTTEAWPGEVPGQIDRQGQASCYEVSGRAPPLGPPSSVDHPTAPPIHKEGAVSPCTIFPNLHPTDPEAAQHVIKRENYYVPYCYSGNLQGTKTVCSGDKPYRCNVCGAQFNRPANLKTHSRIHSGEKPYRCDTCGARFVQVAHLRAHVLIHTGEKPYPCHTCGTRFRHLQTLKSHLRIHTGEKPYTCEKCDLHFRHKSQLRLHLRQKHGAVTNTKIRYKVLTEPYQPILQAC